A stretch of Spirochaeta cellobiosiphila DSM 17781 DNA encodes these proteins:
- the ptsP gene encoding phosphoenolpyruvate--protein phosphotransferase — protein sequence MKKYSVEMICDIGELAGLFADRSNLKGFLFRVVKIIANHMKADVCSIYLWDENKGMLTLEATIGLNPAMVGQIHFALGEGITGLALKELRTIREDKGHLNPNFIPVAGAGEENYEAFLAVPILRGHERIGVLVVQHQSPGFFDDQDSRALKAIATQLATSLENAKLLMALNRTDSESGDKKGPPGPIKDIYKGKATVPGFAFGTAYVLDKMGLEEIHDPEVFLDTIEGFDQAVNDTEKQLEDLQQFMEEQYSDVASLIFSAHILMLRDSGFSGTMCQKISEGVPPYRAVIDVVQSYVEIFSASQNQRLQEKVQDVMDLGHRILQNLLKSHDGRGDYQGLIVIARELFPSELIKMSAQNVEGLILLGTGASAHVSILAKSMEIPVIFVEDESIFNLSEHDQIILDGHQSTILINPDDTVKAEYSDVSMSSIDLQAVSKDMAEHTHTSDGAPIKLMSNINLLSELPLAITLKAEGIGLYRSEFPFIVRNDFPSEEEQHRVYKKILDSMPDKEIILRTLDIGGDKVLSYLPSNSESNPFLGLRALRFSLRNKDIFIDQLRAMLRAGADRDLRIMFPLVSSLDDFLEAKDIVHMAIETLALEHFPFNEEPKIGAMIELPSAVEVVDELAQEADFLCIGSNDLVQYLLGVDRTNEDVSSLYISHHPAVFRTLKRISDASLKYNCPLSICGEIAADPYIIPFLLGIGISKISVNPKQLPAVQKIIMTSSLTNCRAEADKLLSMGTLKEVNRYLGLTV from the coding sequence ATGAAAAAATATAGCGTAGAGATGATCTGCGATATTGGTGAGCTGGCAGGTTTGTTCGCTGACCGATCCAATCTTAAGGGTTTTCTCTTCAGGGTTGTCAAGATCATTGCTAACCATATGAAGGCAGATGTCTGCTCGATTTATCTCTGGGATGAAAACAAAGGAATGCTGACTCTTGAGGCCACCATAGGTCTCAATCCCGCTATGGTTGGTCAGATCCATTTTGCTCTTGGAGAAGGTATTACAGGGCTAGCCTTAAAAGAGTTACGGACCATCAGGGAGGATAAAGGGCATTTAAACCCCAACTTTATCCCTGTTGCCGGTGCGGGAGAAGAAAACTATGAGGCCTTCCTCGCTGTCCCTATATTGAGAGGTCATGAACGGATTGGGGTCTTGGTTGTTCAACACCAAAGTCCGGGCTTCTTTGATGATCAGGATAGCCGGGCTCTGAAAGCCATCGCTACCCAGCTGGCCACAAGTTTGGAAAATGCCAAGCTCCTAATGGCCTTAAATCGTACTGATTCTGAATCGGGAGATAAAAAAGGACCTCCTGGTCCCATTAAAGATATATATAAGGGAAAAGCTACTGTTCCCGGCTTTGCCTTTGGTACGGCCTATGTATTGGATAAGATGGGTCTTGAAGAAATACATGATCCTGAGGTCTTTCTTGATACCATTGAAGGTTTTGACCAGGCTGTTAATGATACAGAGAAGCAGTTAGAAGACCTACAGCAGTTCATGGAAGAACAGTATTCTGATGTAGCTTCTCTCATCTTCAGTGCCCATATATTAATGTTAAGGGATTCCGGTTTTTCCGGCACTATGTGTCAAAAGATCAGTGAAGGGGTTCCTCCTTATAGAGCTGTTATCGATGTGGTTCAAAGTTATGTTGAGATATTCTCTGCCAGCCAGAACCAAAGGCTTCAGGAAAAGGTTCAGGACGTTATGGATTTGGGCCATAGAATACTCCAGAATCTTCTCAAGTCTCATGATGGAAGAGGGGATTATCAAGGCTTAATCGTTATAGCCCGTGAATTATTTCCTTCCGAATTGATTAAAATGTCGGCTCAGAATGTTGAGGGACTCATACTATTAGGAACAGGGGCCAGTGCCCATGTGTCCATTCTGGCAAAAAGTATGGAAATCCCTGTTATCTTTGTAGAAGATGAAAGCATCTTTAATCTTAGTGAACATGACCAGATCATTTTAGACGGGCATCAGAGCACCATCCTTATTAATCCAGATGATACGGTTAAAGCCGAATACTCTGATGTGTCCATGAGTTCTATTGATTTACAAGCTGTCAGTAAGGATATGGCCGAACATACCCATACCTCCGACGGTGCTCCTATTAAATTAATGTCCAACATTAACTTATTGAGTGAGCTCCCCCTGGCCATAACCTTAAAAGCGGAAGGTATAGGCCTTTATAGAAGTGAATTTCCTTTTATCGTCCGTAATGATTTCCCTTCTGAAGAGGAACAGCACCGGGTCTATAAAAAGATCTTGGATTCTATGCCTGATAAGGAAATCATCTTAAGAACCTTAGATATTGGTGGAGATAAGGTATTAAGCTATCTCCCTTCCAATAGTGAAAGTAATCCCTTTCTGGGATTACGTGCTTTGCGCTTTTCTTTACGTAACAAAGATATCTTTATTGATCAACTTAGAGCCATGCTTCGGGCTGGTGCGGATAGGGATCTAAGAATCATGTTTCCCCTGGTATCCTCTCTGGATGACTTTCTTGAAGCTAAGGATATAGTTCATATGGCCATTGAAACTCTGGCTCTTGAACATTTCCCCTTCAATGAAGAACCTAAAATCGGAGCCATGATTGAACTACCCAGTGCTGTGGAAGTGGTAGACGAATTAGCACAGGAAGCGGATTTTCTCTGTATAGGAAGCAATGATCTGGTTCAGTATTTACTGGGAGTTGATAGGACCAACGAAGATGTTTCCAGCTTATATATCAGCCATCATCCTGCTGTCTTCAGAACCTTAAAAAGAATATCCGATGCCTCCCTTAAATATAACTGTCCGCTATCTATCTGTGGGGAGATCGCTGCCGATCCTTATATCATTCCTTTCCTATTGGGGATAGGAATAAGTAAAATCTCTGTTAATCCCAAACAGTTACCTGCTGTACAGAAGATCATTATGACCTCTTCCTTGACTAATTGCAGAGCTGAAGCAGACAAGTTGTTATCTATGGGAACGCTGAAGGAAGTCAATCGTTATCTGGGGTTAACCGTATAA
- the mfd gene encoding transcription-repair coupling factor, whose amino-acid sequence MSTLLENTLNDKIKTSPAWKSLTNAVAHRKFPIYISGAQGPFLGYLSNKLTEYVKGSCLLVTSTEKEAQVLKQDLEAFYDEVLDFPWWGTMAYKGISPQSSIFGERSQVLSYLLLNKGKKLIVTSLRAFLSPLPDTEYFRDRMTVLKKGDLFDPMELEIQLASWGYSRVPRVSVAGEFALRGEVLDIALPGAEEGLRIVFNFDQIEEIKTFDIGIQSSTGALEEVLIYPAKEMVWDDERLDVLSSHLDQIQSKDTLWFDELKATREMRGEELLYPLAFNTTTSLLDYLNEEDTVFFVEYERIQSACEPILKEYKELYRKALVDDVIAPSPEVLLLDLEKISANFQRKIFCIHLHREDGPDTFKFNYEGGRSFFGNLNFLKEEIANLLDQKYTIYVVSESASQKQRIEYMFKDMNVEVFQADISSGFQLPEQKLVVIQENEIFGRKKRVAASFKKAKSQAIDSFVELNPGDYVVHVNHGIGIFKGIERIKAAGNERDYICVEYADEERIFIPIEQVNLVQRFIGKDGQTPRIDKIGGKSWETKKGKVKKHVEDLADRLIKLYARRKETQGYAFPPDNDWQVSFEASFPYQETEDQLAAIEDIKTDMESSRPMDRLLCGDVGYGKTEVAMRAAFKGCIGGRQVAFLAPTTILAEQHYDNFTERFKRFPIRIGMLSRFVNKKEQKLTLEKLEKGEIDLLIGTHRILSKDVKFKNLGLMVIDEEQRFGVKDKEKLKEMRSSIDSLSLSATPIPRTLHMSLLKIRDMSVLKTAPRNRQPIETFVQEFNEEVIAKAIRREVERGGQVFFLHNRVETLENIQIFLQNLVPEVMVDVAHGKMSPHELEDIMHRFINGGFQVLVSTTIIENGIDIPNVNTIIIDRADMYGISQLYQLRGRVGRSGKLAYAYLLYPDGQALSEIAMKRLQVISDFTELGSGFKVAMKDLEVRGAGNLLGREQSGDILSVGFDMYIRLVEEAINARSEDRKEEAQEVLLELEYTGFIPDSYITEATEKMEIYKKIAAVTSEEDSERLFAEIYDRFGPVPDEVQSLFALSEIRILAKSLFILSLKERRGLCQIEFGKVSLINVNKVLRLIKESGGTVKLDPTRPQILIMETGSIGLKEKSEFIKDRLSKLTD is encoded by the coding sequence ATGTCAACATTATTAGAAAATACACTGAATGATAAAATAAAGACTTCTCCTGCATGGAAGAGTTTAACCAATGCTGTCGCTCATAGAAAGTTCCCCATCTATATAAGTGGGGCTCAAGGGCCGTTTTTAGGTTACCTTAGCAATAAACTGACAGAGTATGTCAAGGGTAGTTGTTTATTAGTGACCTCAACAGAGAAGGAAGCTCAAGTCCTCAAGCAGGATTTAGAGGCCTTTTATGATGAGGTTCTTGATTTTCCCTGGTGGGGGACCATGGCTTATAAAGGAATAAGTCCCCAGTCTTCCATCTTTGGGGAACGATCCCAGGTTCTCTCTTACCTTCTCCTCAATAAAGGTAAGAAGTTAATCGTCACATCCTTAAGAGCCTTTTTATCTCCTTTACCTGATACAGAATACTTTAGAGACAGAATGACTGTATTAAAAAAAGGGGATCTCTTTGATCCTATGGAGCTAGAGATTCAGTTAGCATCCTGGGGATACTCACGAGTTCCTCGGGTAAGTGTGGCTGGTGAGTTTGCTTTACGTGGAGAAGTACTGGATATTGCCCTACCGGGAGCAGAAGAGGGACTACGTATTGTCTTTAACTTTGATCAAATTGAAGAAATAAAAACCTTTGATATAGGAATCCAAAGTTCTACAGGGGCTTTAGAAGAAGTTCTCATTTATCCGGCTAAGGAAATGGTCTGGGATGATGAACGTTTAGATGTCCTTTCCTCCCATCTTGATCAAATCCAATCTAAGGATACGCTTTGGTTTGATGAACTAAAAGCAACGAGAGAAATGCGGGGAGAAGAACTTCTCTATCCTCTCGCTTTCAATACCACCACTTCCTTATTGGATTATCTCAATGAAGAAGATACGGTCTTTTTTGTAGAATATGAAAGAATTCAGTCCGCTTGCGAGCCCATACTAAAGGAATATAAAGAACTTTATCGAAAAGCTCTTGTTGATGATGTTATTGCCCCTTCACCAGAAGTCTTACTATTAGATTTAGAAAAAATAAGTGCCAATTTCCAAAGGAAAATATTCTGTATTCATCTTCATCGTGAAGATGGACCGGATACATTCAAGTTTAATTACGAAGGGGGGCGTAGTTTCTTCGGGAATCTTAATTTTCTAAAGGAAGAGATTGCTAACCTGCTTGATCAAAAGTACACCATCTATGTTGTATCCGAAAGCGCCTCTCAAAAACAGCGTATCGAATACATGTTTAAAGATATGAATGTTGAAGTCTTTCAAGCTGATATCAGTTCCGGATTTCAATTGCCTGAACAAAAGCTGGTAGTAATACAGGAAAATGAAATCTTTGGTCGCAAGAAGAGAGTGGCTGCCTCTTTTAAGAAAGCGAAATCTCAGGCAATAGATAGTTTTGTAGAACTCAATCCTGGGGATTATGTCGTACATGTAAACCACGGTATTGGTATTTTCAAAGGAATAGAACGGATAAAAGCCGCTGGGAATGAACGGGACTATATCTGCGTTGAGTATGCCGATGAGGAGAGGATTTTCATTCCTATCGAACAGGTAAACCTTGTTCAGCGTTTTATCGGTAAGGATGGTCAAACCCCTCGAATCGATAAGATTGGAGGAAAATCCTGGGAAACCAAGAAAGGTAAAGTCAAAAAGCACGTTGAGGATCTGGCTGATCGTCTCATCAAATTGTATGCCCGAAGAAAAGAAACCCAGGGGTATGCCTTCCCTCCGGATAACGATTGGCAGGTCTCTTTTGAAGCCTCTTTCCCCTATCAAGAGACAGAAGATCAGTTAGCCGCCATTGAAGATATAAAGACTGATATGGAATCTTCTCGTCCTATGGACAGACTTCTTTGTGGTGATGTTGGCTATGGTAAAACAGAAGTGGCCATGCGAGCGGCTTTTAAAGGTTGTATAGGGGGGCGGCAAGTTGCTTTCCTTGCGCCTACGACTATTTTGGCAGAGCAGCATTATGATAACTTTACAGAAAGATTCAAACGTTTTCCCATCCGTATTGGAATGCTAAGTCGTTTTGTTAACAAGAAAGAACAGAAGCTAACCCTGGAGAAGCTTGAAAAGGGAGAGATAGATCTTCTGATTGGAACCCATAGGATTCTAAGTAAGGATGTTAAGTTCAAAAACCTTGGGTTAATGGTTATTGATGAGGAACAGCGCTTTGGCGTTAAGGATAAGGAAAAGCTAAAGGAGATGAGAAGCTCTATTGATAGTTTGTCCCTGTCGGCTACACCCATTCCCCGAACCCTTCATATGTCTTTATTGAAGATCAGGGATATGTCCGTATTAAAAACGGCTCCCCGTAATAGGCAACCTATCGAAACCTTTGTTCAGGAGTTTAATGAAGAAGTCATCGCCAAAGCCATTCGACGGGAAGTAGAACGGGGTGGACAGGTGTTTTTCCTGCATAATAGGGTAGAAACATTAGAAAACATTCAGATATTCTTACAAAATCTTGTGCCTGAGGTTATGGTAGATGTAGCCCATGGTAAAATGAGCCCCCATGAACTGGAAGACATTATGCATAGGTTCATTAATGGCGGTTTTCAGGTTCTTGTCTCTACGACCATCATTGAAAATGGTATAGATATTCCCAATGTAAACACCATTATCATTGATAGAGCTGATATGTATGGTATAAGTCAGTTGTATCAATTACGTGGTCGTGTCGGACGGTCAGGTAAATTAGCCTATGCCTATCTGCTGTATCCAGATGGACAGGCTCTAAGTGAGATAGCCATGAAACGTCTTCAGGTTATTAGTGACTTTACCGAGTTAGGATCTGGTTTCAAAGTAGCTATGAAGGACTTAGAAGTTCGTGGTGCTGGTAATTTGTTGGGAAGGGAACAATCGGGTGATATATTAAGTGTTGGATTTGATATGTACATCCGTCTTGTTGAGGAAGCTATTAATGCTAGAAGTGAAGATCGTAAGGAAGAAGCTCAAGAAGTTCTTCTTGAATTAGAATATACTGGTTTTATACCTGATTCTTATATAACTGAAGCTACAGAGAAGATGGAAATCTACAAAAAGATTGCCGCTGTTACTTCCGAAGAAGATTCGGAACGTTTATTTGCTGAGATCTATGATAGATTTGGACCTGTTCCGGATGAAGTTCAAAGTTTGTTTGCCCTATCGGAAATCCGCATTCTGGCCAAATCCCTGTTTATCCTGTCATTGAAGGAACGGAGAGGGCTGTGTCAGATTGAATTTGGTAAAGTGAGTCTTATTAATGTTAATAAGGTATTGCGACTTATCAAAGAAAGCGGAGGAACGGTCAAACTTGATCCGACCAGACCTCAAATCCTTATTATGGAAACAGGTAGCATAGGTTTAAAAGAAAAATCAGAGTTTATCAAAGATCGGCTTTCTAAGCTCACTGACTAA
- a CDS encoding DNA/RNA non-specific endonuclease — MHKLSFIGLVVGMLCLGSALFGQESEHIYQGLPSSQTDLIYYRKAYVIEWDPVHKVPRWVAYHVTPDYIMTPSRKGHFAQFRGDPDIDNEASEKDYEGQFQTWRNYAKGHLAPYYIAGGDRDHDGLTAADGDEDEYQTIYEINYMSNIAPQDQYDFNGAGGLWYQLETYVREDLIRTKGYEVWVYAGTIFGPSSYDEYKGISVPPLFYKIILYKNEEGIHIEPYLLPHQRDSRGELSDYLVNVDMIEALTGLDFYPEWDKEEQERFVEE; from the coding sequence ATGCACAAGTTGTCATTCATAGGACTTGTAGTGGGTATGCTCTGTTTAGGCTCCGCTTTATTCGGTCAAGAGTCTGAGCATATCTATCAAGGTTTGCCTTCTTCTCAAACAGATCTCATTTATTATCGGAAAGCCTATGTCATCGAATGGGATCCTGTTCACAAAGTACCTCGCTGGGTCGCTTATCATGTGACCCCTGATTATATTATGACTCCCTCCCGTAAAGGTCATTTTGCTCAGTTCCGGGGGGATCCTGATATTGATAACGAAGCCTCCGAGAAGGATTATGAGGGACAATTTCAAACCTGGCGTAATTATGCCAAAGGCCATCTGGCACCTTATTATATTGCTGGTGGAGATCGAGATCATGATGGCCTAACAGCCGCTGATGGAGATGAGGATGAATACCAAACCATCTATGAGATCAATTACATGAGCAATATAGCGCCCCAGGATCAATATGATTTTAATGGAGCCGGGGGATTATGGTATCAATTGGAAACCTATGTCAGAGAAGATTTGATACGAACTAAGGGATATGAAGTTTGGGTGTATGCAGGAACCATCTTTGGACCATCGTCTTATGATGAGTACAAGGGCATTAGTGTTCCCCCTTTATTCTATAAGATTATTTTGTATAAAAATGAAGAGGGGATTCATATAGAGCCCTATCTTCTACCTCATCAACGGGACAGTCGAGGAGAATTATCCGATTATCTCGTTAATGTGGATATGATCGAGGCCTTGACTGGTTTGGATTTTTATCCTGAATGGGATAAGGAAGAACAGGAAAGGTTTGTAGAAGAGTAA
- the metK gene encoding methionine adenosyltransferase has protein sequence MKGRQDYKFTSESVGEGHPDKVCDQISDAILDEALRQDPHSRVACECFTTTGMVLVGGEITTKGYIDIREVTKKVLSDIGYNKSDYGLDYNSCAIISSINEQSPDISQGVTEGVGLHKEMGAGDQGMMFGYACKDTPELMPAPVQFSHRIMQKAAEVRKNGTIPYLRPDGKCQVTVEYKNGVPNHIDTVVLSHQHHDVMGGDKITLELLRKDLIEKVIKDVLPSELFSDKTIFHINPTGRFVIGGPQGDAGLTGRKIIVDTYGGKAAHGGGAFSGKDPSKVDRSAAYMARYVAKNIVAAGIADQCEVELAYAIGVAEPVSVYVNTYGTSDIAEDKIEEGIRKVFDLTPRGIITTLDLLKPIYLPTASYGHFGRDIFSWEATDKVSELQKVLL, from the coding sequence TTGAAAGGACGACAAGACTATAAGTTCACCTCGGAAAGCGTGGGAGAAGGTCATCCCGACAAAGTTTGTGACCAAATATCTGATGCCATTCTGGATGAAGCGCTGCGACAAGATCCCCATTCCAGAGTGGCCTGTGAATGTTTTACAACCACAGGTATGGTTCTGGTCGGAGGTGAGATCACGACAAAAGGATATATAGATATTAGGGAAGTTACCAAGAAGGTACTTTCAGATATTGGTTATAACAAATCAGATTATGGCCTTGATTACAATTCCTGTGCCATCATTAGTAGTATTAACGAACAATCACCAGATATCAGTCAAGGTGTCACAGAAGGTGTAGGACTACATAAAGAAATGGGAGCCGGAGATCAGGGAATGATGTTTGGCTATGCCTGTAAGGACACTCCTGAACTTATGCCAGCTCCTGTTCAATTCAGCCATCGTATTATGCAGAAAGCCGCTGAGGTAAGAAAAAACGGAACCATCCCCTACCTTAGACCTGATGGAAAATGTCAAGTGACTGTCGAGTATAAGAATGGTGTTCCTAATCACATTGATACAGTGGTCTTATCTCATCAGCATCATGATGTTATGGGTGGAGATAAAATAACTTTAGAATTACTAAGGAAGGATCTGATAGAAAAAGTAATCAAAGATGTTCTTCCTTCAGAACTCTTTTCAGATAAAACTATCTTTCACATTAATCCAACAGGACGATTCGTTATTGGAGGGCCCCAGGGAGATGCTGGTTTAACAGGCCGTAAGATAATTGTTGATACCTATGGTGGTAAAGCGGCTCATGGTGGGGGAGCTTTCAGTGGTAAAGACCCTTCTAAAGTGGATAGATCTGCCGCTTATATGGCCCGTTATGTGGCAAAGAATATTGTTGCCGCAGGTATTGCAGATCAATGTGAAGTGGAACTGGCCTATGCTATTGGTGTGGCAGAACCTGTTAGTGTTTATGTTAACACCTATGGAACTTCAGATATCGCCGAAGATAAGATAGAAGAAGGAATTAGAAAAGTATTTGACCTGACCCCTAGAGGAATCATTACGACTCTCGATCTATTAAAACCCATTTATCTGCCAACAGCGTCTTACGGGCATTTTGGTAGAGATATATTCAGTTGGGAAGCAACAGATAAAGTATCAGAACTACAGAAGGTTCTTTTATAG